The following proteins are co-located in the Larus michahellis chromosome 9, bLarMic1.1, whole genome shotgun sequence genome:
- the ZDHHC15 gene encoding palmitoyltransferase ZDHHC15 isoform X2, protein MFFTTQVQNELGRAAGSLDETFSTVAYLIIFHILFVLFVWTYWKSIFTLPVQPGKKYHMSYADKERYENEERPEVQRQILAEMARKLPVYTRTGNGGIRFCDRCQLIKPDRCHHCSVCAICVLKMDHHCPWVNNCIGFSNYKFFLLFLAYSLLYCLYIAATVFKYFIKYWTGELTNGRSKFHVLFLLFVAIMFFVSLMFLFGYHCWLVSRNRSTLEAFSAPVFQNGPDKNGFNLGFVKNLQQVFGEEKKLWLLPVASSQGDGHFFPMRALCEAQNPLLANEEQWEDDGIDEEPHDSGEASSLAIERET, encoded by the exons ATGTTTTTcacgacccaggtgcagaacgAGTTGGGCAGAGCAGCGGGATCACTTGATGAGACTTTTTCCACTG tggCCTATCTTATAATATTCCATATTCTCTTTGTACTCTTTGTGTGGACATACTGGAAGTCTATTTTTACACTCCCGGTGCAGCCAGGCAAAAAG TATCATATGTCCTATGCTGACAAAGAACGCTACGAAAATGAAGAAAGGCCGGAGGTGCAGAGGCAAATTCTCGCTGAAATGGCAAGGAAGTTGCCAGTGTACACGCGAACGGGGAATGGAG GTATTCGATTCTGTGATAGATGCCAGCTAATAAAACCTGATCGTTGTCACCATTGTTCCGTTTGTGCTAT ATGTGTGCTAAAAATGGATCATCACTGTCCGTG GGTGAATAACTGCATTGGATTTTCTAACTACAAATTCTTTCTACTGTTCTTAGCCTATTCTTTGTTGTATTGCTTGTATATTGCTGCAACAGTCTTCAAGTATTTCATTAAGTATTGGACA ggTGAACTGACAAATGGGCGTTCCAAATTTCatgtccttttccttctctttgtggCAATCATGTTCTTCGTAAGCCTTATGTTTCTGTTTGGCTACCATTGTTGGCTCGTTAGTAGAAACAGATCTACTTTAG AGGCTTTCTCAGCTCCAGTGTTTCAAAATGGCCCAGATAAAAACGGATTCAATCTTGGCTTTGTAAAGAATCTTCAGCAAgtgtttggagaggaaaaaaagctctgGTTACTACCTGTTGCCTCTAG cCAAGGCGATGGACACTTTTTCCCGATGAGAGCTTTGTGTGAAGCTCAGAATCCTCTCCTAGCAAACGAAGAACAGTGGGAAGATGATGGAATAGACGAAGAGCCTCATG attCCGGTGAAGCTTCATCCCTTGCCATAGAAAGGGAGACATAG
- the ZDHHC15 gene encoding palmitoyltransferase ZDHHC15 isoform X1 codes for MALSRGLRCCQRAFAWLPVLIIALVVLWSYYAYVCELCLVTLSNPVEKVAYLIIFHILFVLFVWTYWKSIFTLPVQPGKKYHMSYADKERYENEERPEVQRQILAEMARKLPVYTRTGNGGIRFCDRCQLIKPDRCHHCSVCAICVLKMDHHCPWVNNCIGFSNYKFFLLFLAYSLLYCLYIAATVFKYFIKYWTGELTNGRSKFHVLFLLFVAIMFFVSLMFLFGYHCWLVSRNRSTLEAFSAPVFQNGPDKNGFNLGFVKNLQQVFGEEKKLWLLPVASSQGDGHFFPMRALCEAQNPLLANEEQWEDDGIDEEPHDSGEASSLAIERET; via the exons ATGGCTCTGTCGCGGGGGCTCCGGTGCTGTCAGCGGGCCTTCGCCTGGCTGCCCGTCCTCATCATCGCCCTCGTCGTCCTCTGGTCCTACTACGCCTACGTCTGTGAGCTGTGCTTGG tgacaCTGAGCAACCCTGTGGAAAAAG tggCCTATCTTATAATATTCCATATTCTCTTTGTACTCTTTGTGTGGACATACTGGAAGTCTATTTTTACACTCCCGGTGCAGCCAGGCAAAAAG TATCATATGTCCTATGCTGACAAAGAACGCTACGAAAATGAAGAAAGGCCGGAGGTGCAGAGGCAAATTCTCGCTGAAATGGCAAGGAAGTTGCCAGTGTACACGCGAACGGGGAATGGAG GTATTCGATTCTGTGATAGATGCCAGCTAATAAAACCTGATCGTTGTCACCATTGTTCCGTTTGTGCTAT ATGTGTGCTAAAAATGGATCATCACTGTCCGTG GGTGAATAACTGCATTGGATTTTCTAACTACAAATTCTTTCTACTGTTCTTAGCCTATTCTTTGTTGTATTGCTTGTATATTGCTGCAACAGTCTTCAAGTATTTCATTAAGTATTGGACA ggTGAACTGACAAATGGGCGTTCCAAATTTCatgtccttttccttctctttgtggCAATCATGTTCTTCGTAAGCCTTATGTTTCTGTTTGGCTACCATTGTTGGCTCGTTAGTAGAAACAGATCTACTTTAG AGGCTTTCTCAGCTCCAGTGTTTCAAAATGGCCCAGATAAAAACGGATTCAATCTTGGCTTTGTAAAGAATCTTCAGCAAgtgtttggagaggaaaaaaagctctgGTTACTACCTGTTGCCTCTAG cCAAGGCGATGGACACTTTTTCCCGATGAGAGCTTTGTGTGAAGCTCAGAATCCTCTCCTAGCAAACGAAGAACAGTGGGAAGATGATGGAATAGACGAAGAGCCTCATG attCCGGTGAAGCTTCATCCCTTGCCATAGAAAGGGAGACATAG